One Halobacteriovorax sp. GB3 genomic window carries:
- the lon gene encoding endopeptidase La, which translates to MVTNYEGDNIEFKDTLPLLPIRDLVVYPFMILPLFVGRDSSIKAVEHALNNSERLILLASQKDIVAETPAPSEIYELGTVAMIMRMRKLPDGRIKILVQGLSKARILNYEQTDPFFVTKIEKIEDKQCEEDMIAVNALMRNIKEQLEKVITLGKVLSPDILMVLEDIQDPGRLADLVASNLNLHVGEAQIILEILDPVERLHKISEILSRELEILAMQQKIRSAAKDEINKNQKEYFLREQIKAIKSELGENGQPIQSEPEDEISEFREKILKSGMPEEAETEALKQLTRLEKMHPDSSESTITRTYLEWLTDLPWSAESTEHYDLDKALDILDEDHFDLKKVKERILEFLAVKRLKGKDMKGPILCFSGPPGVGKTSLGKSIAKATGREFVRISLGGVKDEAEMRGHRRTYVGSMPGRFIQALKQAGTNNPVILLDEVDKLGGDYKGDPASALLEILDPEQNKQFRDHYLNVAFDLSNCMFIATSNVLENIPGPLRDRMEIINLSGYSQEEKLQISKKYLIPKQMDENGITDDHVNFEDEGIESVIRHYTSEAGLRNLERRIGALCRKVAMKIAKGEEETTSIIHETVEKFLGPPLYTKEDHHDRDEVGVCTGLAWTAHGGEILHIESTMMKGKGLTLTGQLGDVMKESAQTAIGYIRSRAEYLGIDDEIFEKNEVHIHLPAGAIPKDGPSAGITLATTLVSLFTGTPISKDVAMTGEITLTGKVLPIGGLKEKALAAMRMNIGTVIIPWKNKKDLVDIPDEYREKINFVPVKTIDQVLDIALVDWKEKKKSFTKKIGESTASKKDTDLPPVAA; encoded by the coding sequence ATGGTAACAAATTATGAGGGTGATAACATTGAGTTTAAGGATACACTACCCCTCCTCCCAATTAGGGATTTAGTCGTATATCCGTTTATGATCCTCCCACTATTCGTTGGAAGGGATTCCTCAATTAAAGCAGTAGAGCACGCGCTCAATAATTCTGAAAGACTAATTCTTTTAGCTTCTCAGAAAGACATTGTCGCTGAAACTCCTGCGCCATCCGAGATCTATGAACTTGGAACTGTAGCGATGATCATGAGAATGAGAAAGCTTCCTGATGGAAGAATCAAAATTCTTGTACAAGGTCTTTCTAAAGCTCGTATTCTAAACTACGAACAAACAGACCCATTCTTTGTTACTAAGATTGAGAAAATTGAAGATAAACAATGTGAAGAAGATATGATTGCAGTTAATGCACTCATGAGAAACATCAAAGAGCAGCTTGAAAAAGTTATCACTCTTGGAAAAGTTCTCTCACCTGATATTCTCATGGTGCTAGAAGATATCCAAGACCCAGGTAGACTCGCTGATCTTGTTGCTTCCAATTTAAACCTCCACGTTGGCGAAGCACAGATCATTCTTGAAATCTTGGATCCAGTTGAACGACTTCATAAAATTAGCGAAATTCTTTCGCGCGAGCTAGAAATCCTAGCGATGCAGCAAAAGATTAGAAGTGCGGCGAAAGATGAAATTAATAAGAATCAAAAAGAGTATTTTCTTAGAGAACAGATTAAAGCAATTAAATCTGAGCTCGGAGAAAATGGTCAACCGATACAAAGTGAACCTGAAGATGAAATCTCAGAATTCAGAGAAAAGATTCTAAAGTCAGGAATGCCAGAAGAAGCTGAAACGGAAGCTCTCAAGCAACTTACAAGACTTGAGAAGATGCACCCGGACAGCTCAGAATCGACGATTACAAGAACTTATCTCGAGTGGCTAACAGATCTTCCATGGTCAGCGGAATCGACTGAACACTACGATCTAGACAAGGCCCTTGATATTCTTGATGAAGATCATTTTGATCTTAAAAAAGTAAAAGAACGTATTCTAGAATTCCTTGCAGTTAAAAGACTTAAAGGAAAAGATATGAAAGGACCTATCCTTTGTTTCTCAGGGCCTCCAGGTGTTGGTAAAACATCTCTTGGAAAGTCTATCGCAAAGGCTACAGGTAGAGAGTTTGTTAGAATTTCTCTTGGTGGAGTGAAAGACGAAGCTGAGATGAGAGGACACAGAAGAACTTATGTTGGTTCAATGCCTGGTCGCTTCATTCAAGCTCTTAAGCAAGCGGGAACGAATAATCCAGTAATCCTTCTGGATGAAGTAGATAAGCTTGGTGGTGATTACAAAGGTGATCCTGCGAGTGCACTACTTGAAATTCTAGACCCTGAGCAAAACAAACAATTTAGAGATCACTACCTTAACGTAGCTTTTGATCTTTCAAATTGTATGTTCATCGCAACTTCTAACGTCCTAGAAAATATTCCAGGACCACTTAGAGACAGAATGGAAATCATTAATCTTTCTGGGTACTCTCAGGAAGAAAAGCTTCAAATCTCTAAAAAGTATCTTATTCCAAAACAAATGGATGAGAATGGTATCACTGATGACCATGTCAACTTTGAAGATGAAGGAATTGAAAGCGTTATTAGACACTATACTTCTGAAGCAGGTCTTCGTAACCTTGAAAGAAGAATTGGTGCTCTTTGTAGAAAAGTAGCAATGAAGATTGCTAAAGGTGAAGAAGAAACAACAAGTATCATTCACGAAACTGTTGAAAAGTTCTTAGGACCACCACTCTACACAAAAGAAGATCATCACGATCGCGACGAAGTCGGTGTTTGTACAGGTCTAGCTTGGACAGCACATGGAGGAGAAATTCTTCATATTGAGTCGACGATGATGAAAGGAAAAGGGCTTACTCTTACAGGTCAACTTGGCGATGTAATGAAAGAGTCTGCACAAACTGCGATTGGATATATTCGCTCAAGAGCTGAGTACCTTGGCATTGACGATGAGATCTTCGAGAAAAACGAAGTGCATATCCACCTTCCAGCTGGTGCAATTCCAAAAGATGGACCAAGTGCGGGGATAACTCTTGCAACGACTCTTGTTTCACTCTTCACGGGTACGCCAATCAGCAAAGATGTGGCCATGACTGGTGAGATCACTTTAACTGGAAAAGTTCTTCCTATTGGTGGTCTAAAAGAGAAGGCCTTAGCGGCCATGAGAATGAATATTGGAACAGTAATCATTCCTTGGAAAAATAAGAAAGACCTTGTTGATATCCCAGACGAGTACAGAGAAAAGATCAACTTTGTACCAGTAAAGACGATTGACCAAGTTCTTGATATCGCCCTTGTCGATTGGAAGGAAAAGAAAAAGTCCTTCACAAAGAAGATTGGCGAAAGCACAGCGTCCAAAAAAGATACAGATCTACCACCGGTAGCAGCATAA
- a CDS encoding response regulator, whose protein sequence is MSNTRNQEFKIVVVDDSDIARNATVSLLEKHGFNVVGSADNAEKGLQLAASTGAQLYLIDVVMPKIGGIELAKNILELKTGVYIIMTSSLDMESIVIESVSTGALDFLTKPFSEEDLIKSVSKIEYEFEKES, encoded by the coding sequence ATGAGCAACACGAGAAATCAAGAGTTTAAAATAGTTGTAGTAGATGACTCAGATATTGCAAGAAATGCTACAGTTAGTTTGCTAGAGAAGCATGGGTTTAATGTCGTAGGAAGCGCTGATAACGCCGAGAAAGGCCTGCAACTTGCAGCCTCAACTGGTGCCCAGCTCTATCTCATCGACGTCGTTATGCCTAAAATTGGCGGTATTGAATTAGCAAAAAATATTCTTGAGCTTAAGACCGGAGTCTATATCATCATGACTTCATCTCTAGATATGGAAAGTATAGTTATTGAGTCGGTTTCTACCGGGGCCCTGGATTTTTTAACAAAGCCATTTTCAGAAGAGGATTTGATTAAATCTGTTAGTAAAATTGAATACGAATTCGAGAAAGAATCATGA
- the glmU gene encoding bifunctional UDP-N-acetylglucosamine diphosphorylase/glucosamine-1-phosphate N-acetyltransferase GlmU → MSAKYGVVILAGGMGTRLKLEVPKPLAPFMGKSLINYVLKPVNNYLKNSKEFGKIAVVTGHKRELLEDHLKSENDLSFAFQEKQLGTADALKSYFDKCDYAFDCEYTIVLCADTPLIEEHVIEKMCNLISEESLDGVAATFKEENPFGYGRIVRSDKGFRIVEQKDASEEIQKIDEVNSGIYVLKTSYIKEHLYSIDSENNSGEFYLTDLFKEGKAVKPLLFDDKSFFLGVNDLSQLAKAEELYKERINKRLMLERGVIVRAASSVNIETTEIGNGTIINALVSIDSDCKIGKNVVIEQGAVIKNSIIEDGVHVKAYSYITDAHVRNSAAVGPFAHLRPGADIGAESKIGNFVEIKKSKLEKGVKVSHLSYVGDAEIGEEVNIGCGFITCNYDGASKHKTIIGKGSFIGSDSQTVAPVTIGENCFVASASTVTHNMPDGSFAISRGKQTTKEGMAHRFIKKKD, encoded by the coding sequence ATGTCAGCGAAATATGGTGTGGTAATTCTTGCCGGGGGTATGGGAACGAGATTAAAACTAGAAGTACCCAAGCCACTAGCACCATTTATGGGCAAATCTCTTATTAATTATGTCTTAAAGCCTGTTAATAATTATCTTAAGAATTCCAAAGAATTCGGAAAAATTGCTGTTGTTACAGGACATAAAAGAGAGCTTTTAGAGGACCATCTTAAAAGTGAAAATGATCTTTCCTTTGCCTTTCAAGAGAAGCAACTCGGAACAGCTGATGCTCTCAAAAGTTACTTTGATAAATGTGATTATGCGTTTGATTGTGAATATACAATTGTTCTTTGTGCAGACACTCCATTAATTGAAGAACACGTTATAGAAAAAATGTGCAACTTGATTAGTGAGGAGAGTTTAGATGGAGTTGCGGCTACATTTAAAGAGGAGAATCCATTTGGATATGGCCGAATCGTACGATCAGATAAGGGCTTTCGCATTGTTGAACAAAAAGATGCAAGTGAAGAAATTCAAAAAATTGATGAAGTGAACTCAGGAATCTATGTTCTAAAAACATCATATATTAAGGAGCATCTTTATAGTATTGATTCCGAGAATAATTCTGGAGAATTTTACCTGACTGATTTATTTAAAGAAGGAAAAGCTGTAAAGCCTTTATTATTCGATGATAAGAGCTTCTTTCTTGGTGTTAATGACCTCTCTCAACTTGCTAAAGCTGAAGAGCTCTATAAAGAGAGAATCAATAAGAGATTAATGCTTGAAAGAGGAGTCATTGTAAGAGCTGCTTCAAGTGTTAACATCGAAACGACGGAAATTGGTAATGGGACAATTATTAATGCGCTTGTTTCAATCGATTCTGATTGTAAAATTGGGAAGAATGTTGTGATCGAACAAGGGGCAGTTATAAAGAACTCCATCATTGAGGATGGTGTTCATGTTAAGGCTTACTCTTATATCACTGATGCCCATGTTAGAAATAGCGCCGCAGTTGGACCTTTTGCTCATTTGAGACCTGGAGCAGATATTGGAGCCGAGTCAAAAATCGGTAACTTTGTCGAAATCAAGAAGTCGAAACTTGAAAAAGGCGTTAAGGTCTCACATCTAAGCTATGTTGGAGATGCTGAAATTGGTGAGGAAGTGAATATTGGATGTGGATTCATCACTTGTAACTACGACGGTGCGAGTAAACATAAAACGATTATAGGGAAGGGGTCATTTATTGGTTCCGATTCTCAGACTGTTGCTCCTGTGACAATTGGTGAAAATTGCTTCGTTGCAAGTGCTTCAACAGTAACTCATAACATGCCAGATGGATCATTTGCTATTTCCAGGGGAAAGCAAACAACGAAAGAGGGAATGGCCCATCGCTTCATTAAGAAAAAAGATTAA